AACGTCTTATTCGAGACGCCGGACGGCAGTTGATTCAGGGCGATGGTGGACATGCTCGCTAGGATGGTGAACCCCTACGCCGACCAGAGGCTCAGCTCACTTGCTCATCTATCAACGCTCGAATCACACAGGCACGATCCACAACGCCGACCGGCGCACCGTCATGCGTCACGGTCAGCGGCGCGTCGCTCTCGGCCAACAGGGGCAGCAGCGCTTCGAGATGCGCATCGGCGGAGACGACACGCCCGTTCGGTGCGCTGCTGGACGGCAGGCGACCCATGATCGCGCCGGCGGTCAACACCTTGGCGCGCGGTGCATCCTTCACGAACGCGCGCACGTAGTCGTCCTTCGGTTGCAACACCAGCTCCTGCGGCGCGCCTACCTGCACAAACCGGCCGTCCTTCATGATGGCGATGCGGTCGCCGATCTTGAGTGCTTCCGCGAAGTCGTGCGTGATGAACACGCTGGTCTTGTGCAGCGTGCTCTGCAAGCGCAGTAGTTCATCTTGCATCTCGCGCCGAATGAGCGGATCGAGCGCGCTGAACGGCTCGTCGAACAGTAGGATGTCGGGGTTCACCGCCAGGGCGCGCGCCAGGCCCACGCGCTGTTGCATGCCGCCGCTGAGCTGGCGCGGGTACTTGTGCTCCCACCCTTTCAGGCCGACCAGCTCGATCATCTGCATGGCGCGGGTGTGACGTTCGCGTTTGTCCACGCCACACACCTCCAAGCCATAGGCTACGTTGTCCAGCACGCGCCGGTGCGGCAACAGCCCGAAGTTCTGAAACACCATGCTGACCTTGTGCCGGCGCAGGTTGCGCAGCGCCTCGTCGTTCATGCGGCGCACATCCTGGCCCTCGATCAGGATCTCGCCGGCCGTCGGCTCGGTGAGGCGGGTAAGACAACGCACCAACGTACTTTTGCCGCTGCCGGATAGTCCCATGACTACGAACGTCTCACCCTTGCGCACCTCGAACGACACATCGCGGACGGCGATGACGTGGTCGGGATAAGCTAGCTTGCCGGTCGCCGCTTCGGATGCGACCGCTGCATACGCTTTCTCCGGCGACGGGCCGAAGATCTTCCAGACCGCAGTGCAGACAAGCATGTCAGGAATCAGGGGTTAGGGATCGGGGGTCAGGGATCAGGGGGAATTGGAGGCAAGCGTGCCGGCCCCCGACCCCTGACGACCGTCCCTATATTACTTGGGCAACCACTGCGACCACACGGCTTCGTTCTTCTCAATCCAGGCCTTCGCTGCCTCGGCTGGCGTCTTGCCGTTCAGCTCCACATCGGCGATCATGCTGATCTGATCGGCGTCGGTCAGCTTCATGTTGGCCAGGAACTGGAAGGCATCCGGCGCGGTCTCCTTTAGCTTAGCGTTGGCCACCTTGAAGAGCACGTCCTTCGGATAGTCGCACGCCTTTTTGCCGGCATTCGCCTCGGCGTAGCACTCGTCGGTGTAATCCGGCAGCTTCACCGGCACCAGCTCGTATTTGTTGTGAACCGAGTGCGGTGTCCACAGATAGAAGAGAATCGGCTCTTTGCGGCTGTAGGCGCTGTCGAGCGCGGCCAGCACCGCTTGTTCGCTGCCGGCGCGCACCACCTTGAGGTTCAGGCCCAGGTTCTTGATGATCTCTTCATCGTATTGCACCCAGCTCGGATCGCCGGCGAGGAACTGGCCGGCATCACCCGTCTCGGCGGTGGCGAACAGCTTGGCCAACTCGGGCTTCTTGAACCCTTCCCACGTGGCCAGTTCAGGATGCTCGTCCACCACATACTTGGGCACATACCAACTGATCTTGCCGACGACGCCGAGTTCGCCTAAGTGGACGACGGTCTTGTCACCCTCGACGTACTGTTTGAGGCCCTTCTGGTGCGTCTCGCCCGAAGGCCAGATCTCCAGGATGGCGCTAATATCGCCTTTCGCGACGGCCGGCCATTGCGCATTCTCGTCAATGGTCACGATCTCGACGGTGTAGCCCAGCTTCTCCTCGAGGAGCTGCTTGGCGACATATACGTTGACCGACGAACCCGTCCAAGGATTCTCGGCCAGCTTAATGATGGGCTTCTCGGCGCTCGGTTGCTCAGGCGCGGCAGCGGGCGCGGTTGCAGCCGGCGCTTCAACAGGCGCAGCCGGTGCAGCGGGTGCTGCCTGGCGACACGCGGCCAGCGCCACCAGCGCGACGGCCGCCCACGACAAGAGACGAGACAGAGCGTGAGACTGCTTTTCGAACATAGAAACCTCCTCTGAAGTAACAGGCAAAATATATGACGGCGCGGCGCATTGCACAACTGGCAACGCAAGCGTAGTCCGCGCGAGCCGGTTGCTTCCTTGCCAGTCAGTGAGAGAATCCGGCTCGCGACAACCATGCCTGCACCCGACTTCAAGCGCGCTTATCCGAATAATCAGCCTCTCCCGGAGACCGGTCTGTGGTTCGCCATCAACCAGCACGGCGTGATCGTCACGATGAACAGTGATGAGGTCCGCCTGCCCAACGGGGCAGCACACCTGCCCGGCCTGGAACGGCCAAGCAACGCCATCTTGCTCGGCGAGATAGATGCCACGGCCTGTCTGGCCTGCGCCGTCCCCGACGACATCGCACTGCCGGAAGGTTACCGCGCCATCGGCCTGCGCGACCTGTACGGCCGGATTGACGACCGGTTATATGCCATCGCCGGCTACGCAACGCAGATGCTGCACTGGCAGCGCACCAGCAACTATTGCGCCAACTGCGGCGCACCGCTCGCGCCGATCGCGGGCGAATGGGGCAAATGCTGCCTGCGCTGCGGCTTCACCGCCTATCCGCCGGTTAGCCCATGCACAATCACACTAGTCTACGACGGCGACCGCGTGCTGATGACACACAAGCCGGGCTGGGG
The window above is part of the Candidatus Roseilinea sp. genome. Proteins encoded here:
- a CDS encoding ABC transporter; protein product: MFEKQSHALSRLLSWAAVALVALAACRQAAPAAPAAPVEAPAATAPAAAPEQPSAEKPIIKLAENPWTGSSVNVYVAKQLLEEKLGYTVEIVTIDENAQWPAVAKGDISAILEIWPSGETHQKGLKQYVEGDKTVVHLGELGVVGKISWYVPKYVVDEHPELATWEGFKKPELAKLFATAETGDAGQFLAGDPSWVQYDEEIIKNLGLNLKVVRAGSEQAVLAALDSAYSRKEPILFYLWTPHSVHNKYELVPVKLPDYTDECYAEANAGKKACDYPKDVLFKVANAKLKETAPDAFQFLANMKLTDADQISMIADVELNGKTPAEAAKAWIEKNEAVWSQWLPK
- a CDS encoding glycine/betaine ABC transporter ATP-binding protein, whose translation is MLVCTAVWKIFGPSPEKAYAAVASEAATGKLAYPDHVIAVRDVSFEVRKGETFVVMGLSGSGKSTLVRCLTRLTEPTAGEILIEGQDVRRMNDEALRNLRRHKVSMVFQNFGLLPHRRVLDNVAYGLEVCGVDKRERHTRAMQMIELVGLKGWEHKYPRQLSGGMQQRVGLARALAVNPDILLFDEPFSALDPLIRREMQDELLRLQSTLHKTSVFITHDFAEALKIGDRIAIMKDGRFVQVGAPQELVLQPKDDYVRAFVKDAPRAKVLTAGAIMGRLPSSSAPNGRVVSADAHLEALLPLLAESDAPLTVTHDGAPVGVVDRACVIRALIDEQVS
- the nudC gene encoding NADH pyrophosphatase, whose translation is MPAPDFKRAYPNNQPLPETGLWFAINQHGVIVTMNSDEVRLPNGAAHLPGLERPSNAILLGEIDATACLACAVPDDIALPEGYRAIGLRDLYGRIDDRLYAIAGYATQMLHWQRTSNYCANCGAPLAPIAGEWGKCCLRCGFTAYPPVSPCTITLVYDGDRVLMTHKPGWGARYGLVAGFVEPGETLEQNVEREVMEETGIEVCDVRYWRSQPWPFPHQLMCGFYARHAGGELRVDNDELDDARWFTKDDIRNGRPALPAPLSIARQLIEHWLAQQP